Proteins from one Mycteria americana isolate JAX WOST 10 ecotype Jacksonville Zoo and Gardens chromosome 1, USCA_MyAme_1.0, whole genome shotgun sequence genomic window:
- the LOC142408268 gene encoding histone H4, translating to MSGRGKGGKGLGKGGAKRHRKVLRDNIQGITKPAIRRLARRGGVKRISGLIYEETRGVLKVFLENVIRDAVTYTEHAKRKTVTAMDVVYALKRQGRTLYGFGG from the coding sequence ATGTCTGGCAGAGGCAAGGGCGGGAAGGGGCTCGGCAAGGGGGGCGCCAAGCGCCACCGCAAGGTGCTGCGCGACAACATCCAGGGCATCACCAAGCCGGCCATCCGCCGCCTGGCTCGGCGCGGCGGCGTGAAGCGCATCTCGGGGCTCATCTACGAGGAGACGCGCGGCGTGCTGAAGGTCTTCCTGGAGAACGTCATCCGCGACGCCGTCACCTACACCGAGCACGCCAAGAGGAAGACGGTGACGGCCATGGACGTGGTCTACGCCCTCAAGCGCCAGGGACGCACCCTCTACGGCTTCGGCGGCTAA
- the LOC142408254 gene encoding histone H3, with amino-acid sequence MARTKQTARKSTGGKAPRKQLATKAARKSAPATGGVKKPHRYRPGTVALREIRRYQKSTELLIRKLPFQRLVREIAQDFKTDLRFQSSAVMALQEASEAYLVGLFEDTNLCAIHAKRVTIMPKDIQLARRIRGERA; translated from the coding sequence GTAAGTCGACGGGCGGGAAGGCGCCCCGCAAGCAGCTGGCCACCAAGGCGGCCCGCAAGAGCGCGCCGGCCACGGGCGGCGTGAAGAAGCCGCACCGCTACCGGCCCGGCACGGTGGCGCTGCGCGAGATCCGGCGCTACCAGAAGTCGACGGAGCTGCTGATCCGCAAGCTGCCCTTCCAGCGGCTGGTGCGCGAGATCGCGCAGGACTTCAAGACCGACCTGCGCTTCCAGAGCTCGGCCGTGATGGCGCTGCAGGAGGCGAGCGAGGCCTACCTGGTGGGGCTCTTCGAGGACACCAACCTCTGCGCCATCCACGCCAAGCGCGTCACCATCATGCCCAAGGACATCCAGCTGGCCCGCCGCATCCGCGGCGAGCGCGCCTGA
- the WBP11 gene encoding WW domain-binding protein 11, translating to MGRRSTSSTKSGKFMNPTDQARKEARKRELKKNKKQRMMVRAAVLKMKDPKQIIRDMEKLDEMEFNPVQQPQLNEKVLKDKRKKLRETFERILRLYEKENPDIYKELRKLEVEYEQKRSQLSQYFDAVKNAQHVEVESIPLPDMPHAPSNILIQDIPLPGAQPPSILKKTSAYGPPVRSISVLPPPGLGVPRLPPGRKPPGPPPGPPPPQVLQMYGRKVGFTLDMAPRRREEEISYSSEAGQRGHDDDMSSTSEDEGYPEDMDQDKHDESSDDSDSDRSDADSEGEDFLHRDNDKEREGGEEKKSGHSVRFADMPGKSRKKKKNMKELTPLQAMMLRMAGQEIPEEGREVEEYSEEEEEEEEDSESEETSQQQQQQQLSEEALAESGSSTATSQTQQQQPPPQPVPPTQIQAPPMPGPPPLGPPPAPPLRPPGPPTGLPPGPPPGAPPFLRPPGLPGLRGPLPRLLPPGPPPGRPPGPPPGPPPGLPPGPPPRGPPPRLPPPAPPGIPPPRPGMLRPPLVPPLGPAPPGLFPPAPIPNPGVLSAPPSLIQRPKADDTSAATIEKKATATISAKPQITNPKAEITRFVPTALRVRRENKGASAASQRKQDDEPALPLTKAAPKAGSSAPISVQTKDDVYEAFMKEMEGLL from the exons atggGGCGGAGATCTACATCATCCACCAAGAGTGGGAAGTTTATGAATCCCACGGATCAGGCCC GGAAGGAAGCTCGGAAAAGGGAGCTAAAGAAA AACAAAAAGCAACGAATGATGGTACGAGCAGCTGTACTGAAGATGAAAGATCCAAAGCAGATTATCCGGGACATGGAAAAATTGGATGAGATGG AGTTCAACCCAGTACAGCAGCCACAACTTAATGAAAAAGTGCTAAAGGACAAACGCAAAAAACTCCGTGAGACTTTTGAGCGCATCTTGCGGCTCTATGAGAAGGAGAATCCTGACATCTATAAAGAACTGCGCAAATTGGAAGTGGAGTATGAGCAGAAGAGATCACAACTCAGCCAGTATTTTGATGCTGTCAAG aatgctCAGCATGTTGAAGTGGAAAGTATCCCCTTACCAGATATGCCACATGCTCCCTCCAACATCCTCATACAGGACATTCCCCTTCCAGGGGCCCAACCACCTTCTATCCTCAAGAAGACATCAGCCTATGg ACCACCAGTTCGGTCCATTTCTGTACTTCCTCCTCCTGGGCTCGGTGTTCCACGTTTACCTCCAGGCAGGAAGCCCCCTGGACCTCCTCCAGGGCCACCTCCACCGCAGGTCCTGCAGATGTATGGCCGTAAAGTGGGTTTCACCTTGGACATGGCTCCTCGAAGGCGAGAAGAGGAGATTTCTTACAGTTCTGAAGCAG GACAGCGAGGGCATGATGATGATATGTCCAGTACCAGTGAAGATGAAGGTTATCCTGAGGATATGGATCAAGACAAGCATGATGAGAGTAGTGATGATAGTGACAGTGATAGGTCAGATGCGGACAGTGAAGGTGAGGACTTCCTGCATCGTGATAATGACAAGGAGAGGGAAGGTGGCGAAGAAAAGAAATCAG GTCATAGTGTACGGTTTGCAGACATGCCTGGGAAATcacgaaaaaagaaaaagaacatgaaagaacTGACTCCACTCCAGGCCATGATGTTACGAATGGCAG GTCAGGAAATTccagaagaagggagagaagtggaagaatattcagaagaagaggaggaggaggaagaggactcAGAGTCTGAAGAGACAtcacagcaacaacagcagcaacaactcAGTGAGGAAGCTCTCGCAGAGTCTGGGTCATCTACTGCAACCTCCCAGACGCAACAGCAGCAACCGCCTCCACAGCCTGTTCCTCCAACTCAGATACAGGCACCTCCTATGCCTGGGCCACCTCCATTAGGACCACCTCCGGCCCCTCCACTGAGGCCCCCAGGACCACCCACCGGCCTTCCTCCTGGCCCTCCACCAG GAGCTCCTCCGTTCCTGAGACCTCCTGGCTTACCAGGATTGCGTGGGCCTTTACCTCGACTTCTACCACCGGGCCCTCCACCTGGGCGACCACCTGGCCCTCCCCCAGGCCCCCCACCAGGTCTGCCCCCAGGTCCTCCTCCACGTGGGCCCCCTCCTCgtctgccccctcctgccccaccag GTATCCCTCCTCCTCGCCCAGGCATGTTACGGCCACCTCTGGTGCCTCCATTAGGACCTGCCCCACCTGGGCTCTTCCCACCAGCTCCCATTCCGAATCCTGGGGTACTGAGTGCCCCACCCAGCTTGATTCAGCGCCCCAAGGCGGATGACACCAGTGCGGCCACCATTGAGAAGAAAGCTACGGCCACTATCAGTGCCAAGCCGCAGATCACTAACCCCAAGGCAGAGATCACTCGCTTTGTGCCCACTGCCTTGCGAGTGCGCCGGGAGAATAAAGGGGCTTCTGCTGCCTCCCAGAGAAAACAGGATGATGAGCCTGCTCTCCCATTAACCAAAGCTGCCCCTAAGGCTGGATCATCTGCCCCTATCTCTGTACAGACAAAGGATGATGTGTATGAAGCCTTCATGAAAGAAATGGAAGGTCTCCTGTGA
- the SMCO3 gene encoding single-pass membrane and coiled-coil domain-containing protein 3, producing MALSDLLYPDNPKRRQELIHLHQELLDCMSTNFRATNELAGVLNEHLGCTITHIQMRESSTVKENCDIIIQAMSEIQHQVQKIDSDMKEKLEPVLYQKLYDIKEPELEKIAIAHKVFSIILGEATSTAGMVAIKLLGSNLITLTVSKLISLLAQIGASVLGGISIAILGLGIEMILHAILGAVERNQLLAAVRSYEKHLSEFKAASEKYQRAIREVTSLVRQQVQ from the coding sequence ATGGCGCTGAGTGACCTCCTTTACCCAGATAACCCCAAAAGAAGGCAAGAATTGATCCATCTGCACCAGGAATTGCTCGACTGCATGTCCACAAATTTCCGTGCAACAAATGAGCTGGCTGGAGTGCTGAATGAACACCTGGGCTGTACCATTACCCACATTCAGATGAGAGAGAGCAGCACTGTCAAGGAAAACTGTGACATTATCATTCAAGCAATGAGTGAGATTCAGCATCAGGTACAGAAGATTGATAGTGACATGAAGGAAAAGCTAGAGCCTGTGCTCTACCAGAAGCTGTATGACATCAAAGAGCCTGAGTTGGAGAAAATTGCAATAGCCCATAAagttttttccattattcttgGAGAAGCGACTTCAACAGCTGGGATGGTAGCTATCAAACTTCTTGGCTCCAATCTTATAACTCTCACTGTGAGCAAGCTCATCAGTCTCCTTGCGCAGATAGGGGCATCTGTTCTTGGGGGAATCAGCATCGCCATTCTTGGGCTCGGCATTGAAATGATCCTCCATGCCATCCTGGGAGCCGTGGAGAGGAATCAGCTTCTGGCAGCTGTGAGAAGCTACGAGAAGCACCTGTCTGAGTTTAAAGCAGCCTCAGAAAAGTACCAGCGTGCCATACGTGAAGTGACTTCTTTGGTGAGACAGCAGGTTCAGTGA
- the LOC142408245 gene encoding histone H1, with protein sequence MSETAPVAAPAVSAPGAKAAAKKPKKAAGGSKARKPAGPSVTELITKAVSASKERKGLSLAALKKALAAGGYDVEKNNSRIKLGLKSLVSKGTLVQTKGTGASGSFKLNKKPGETKEKATKKKPAAKPKKPAAKKPASAAKKPKKAAAVKKSPKKAKKPAATAAKKAAKSPKKAAKAGRPKKAAKSPAKAKAVKPKAAKPKAAKPKAAKAKKAAPKKK encoded by the coding sequence ATGTCGGAGACCGCGCCTGTTGCCGCTCCCGCTGTCTCTGCTCCCGGGGCGAAAGCGGCCGCCAAGAAGCCGAAGAAGGCGGCGGGCGGCTCCAAAGCCCGCAAGCCGGCGGGCCCCAGCGTCACCGAGCTGATCACCAAGGCCGTCTCCGCCTCCAAGGAGCGCAAGGGGCTCTCCCTCGCCGCGCTCAAGAAGGCGCTGGCCGCCGGCGGCTACGATGTGGAGAAGAACAACAGCCGCATCAAGCTGGGGCTCAAGAGCCTCGTCAGCAAGGGCACGCTAGTGCAGACCAAGGGCACCGGCGCCTCCGGCTCGTTTAAGCTGAACAAGAAACCGGGTGAGACAAAGGAGAAGGCAACCAAGAAAAAGCCGGCAGCCAAGCCCAAGAAGCCGGCGGCCAAGAAACCCGCCAGCGCTGCCAAGAAGCCCAAGAAGGCGGCGGCGGTGAAGAAGAGCCCCAAGAAAGCCAAGAAGCCGGCGGCCACCGCGGCCAAGAAAGCGGCCAAGAGCCCCAAGAAAGCAGCCAAGGCAGGGCGCCCCAAGAAGGCAGCGAAGAGCCCGGCCAAGGCGAAGGCGGTGAAGCCCAAAGCAGCCAAGCCCAAGGCAGCCAAGCCCAAAGCGGCCAAGGCAAAGAAGGCGGCGCCCAAGAAGAAGTAA
- the LOC142408263 gene encoding histone H2B 1/2/3/4/6 produces the protein MPEPAKSAPAPKKGSKKAVTKTQKKGDKKRKKSRKESYSIYVYKVLKQVHPDTGISSKAMGIMNSFVNDIFERIAGEASRLAHYNKRSTITSREIQTAVRLLLPGELAKHAVSEGTKAVTKYTSSK, from the coding sequence ATGCCCGAGCCCGCCAAGTCCGCCCCCGCGCCCAAGAAGGGCTCCAAGAAGGCGGTGACCAAGACGCAGAAGAAGGGCGACAAGAAGCGCAAGAAGAGCCGCAAGGAGAGCTACTCCATCTACGTGTACAAGGTGCTGAAGCAGGTGCACCCCGACACGGGCATCTCGTCCAAGGCCATGGGCATCATGAACTCCTTCGTCAACGACATCTTCGAGCGCATCGCCGGCGAGGCCTCGCGCCTGGCGCACTACAACAAGCGCTCCACCATCACCTCGCGGGAGATCCAGACGGCCGTGCGGCTCCTGCTGCCCGGCGAGCTGGCCAAGCACGCCGTCTCCGAGGGCACCAAGGCTGTCACCAAGTACACCAGCTCCAAGTAG
- the LOC142408257 gene encoding histone H2A, with protein sequence MSGRGKQGGKARAKAKSRSSRAGLQFPVGRVHRLLRKGNYAERVGAGAPVYLAAVLEYLTAEILELAGNAARDNKKTRIIPRHLQLAIRNDEELNKLLGKVTIAQGGVLPNIQAVLLPKKTDSHKAKSK encoded by the coding sequence ATGTCGGGCCGCGGGAAGCAGGGCGGGAAGGCGCGGGCCAAGGCCAAGTCGCGCTCGTCGCGGGCCGGGCTGCAGTTCCCCGTGGGCCGCGTGCACCGGCTGCTGCGCAAGGGCAACTACGCGGAGCGGGTGGGCGCCGGCGCCCCGGTGTACCTGGCGGCCGTGCTGGAGTACCTGACGGCCGAGATCCTGGAGCTGGCGGGCAACGCGGCCCGCGACAACAAGAAGACGCGCATCATCCCCCGCCACCTGCAGCTGGCCATCCGCAACGACGAGGAGCTCAACAAGCTGCTGGGCAAGGTGACCATCGCGCAGGGCGGCGTGCTGCCCAACATCCAGGCCGTGCTGCTGCCCAAGAAGACTGACAGCCACAAGGCGAAGAGCAAGTAA